One stretch of Macrotis lagotis isolate mMagLag1 chromosome 7, bilby.v1.9.chrom.fasta, whole genome shotgun sequence DNA includes these proteins:
- the GJD4 gene encoding gap junction delta-4 protein, with protein MEGWDLLGFLIITLNCNVTIVGKIWLIFTIMLRLVVIILAGYPIYQDEQERFICNTLQPGCSNVCYDIFSPVSHFRFWLIQNLSILLPYIMFSVYVLHKGAQHVAGEIHQPGCCGGRSIHSGHRAVKGLYPRPGCSPLNVLDFSTAYIIQLLLQVLIEAGFAGTQYYLFGFWVPKRFSCYHSPCTSVVDCYNSRPTEKSVMMLFIWGVNALSFLLSFVDLMCSMQRWLRRKHLAKKVTKNACVSEEYDSPNNSPGEALNCLTSEVGQEPPHLVKRSSRTSENGEWPEARGEDVSLHPMVWPKDVISRSNLNSPGNKSYSSGRMAFVDEDGSEVMSSGSELQGIAHKQLQGRPLKEQAPRSKDSPQLGELASVPRSRLGRHYSSVELKPSASQVSCGSPSHLRAKKSEWV; from the exons ATGGAAGGTTGGGACTTGCTGGGGTTTCTTATCATCACGCTAAACTGCAATGTAACAATTGTGG GGAAGATCTGGCTCATCTTTACAATAATGTTGAGGCTGGTAGTAATCATTTTGGCAGGCTACCCAATCTACCAAGATGAACAAGAGAGATTCATCTGTAATACTTTGCAGCCAGGATGTTCCAATGTGTGCTATGACATATTTTCTCCTGTATCCCATTTCCGGTTTTGGCTGATCCAGAATCTGTCTATTCTCCTACCATACATCATGTTCAGTGTTTATGTCCTTCATAAAGGAGCCCAGCATGTTGCAGGAGAGATCCACCAGCCTGGTTGTTGTGGAGGGAGGTCTATCCACTCTGGTCATAGAGCAGTGAAGGGACTCTATCCAAGACCTGGCTGTTCTCCTCTCAACGTCCTTGATTTTTCCACAGCATACATAATACAACTTCTCCTGCAGGTCCTTATTGAAGCAGGTTTTGCTGGTACCCAATACTATCTCTTTGGATTTTGGGTTCCAAAGCGATTCTCCTGCTACCACTCCCCTTGTACCAGTGTGGTGGATTGCTACAACTCTCGGCCCACAGAGAAATCAGTCATGATGCTTTTTATCTGGGGAGTCAATGCTCTATCCTTCCTCCTAAGTTTTGTTGACTTGATGTGTAGCATGCAGAGATGGCTAAGACGGAAACATCTGGCCAAAAAGGTGACAAAAAATGCATGTGTCAGCGAAGAGTATGACTCTCCAAATAACTCTCCTGGTGAAGCCTTGAACTGTTTGACCTCAGAGGTAGGACAGGAACCTCCACACCTGGTGAAGAGGTCTAGTCGAACCAGTGAGAATGGTGAGTGGCCTGAGGCTAGAGGAGAAGATGTATCTCTTCATCCTATGGTATGGCCTAAAGATGTAATTTCCAGGTCAAACCTTAACAGTCCAGGCAATAAATCCTATTCATCGGGAAGAATGGCTTTTGTGGATGAAGATGGAAGTGAAGTGATGTCCAGTGGCAGTGAATTGCAAGGGATTGCTCATAAACAGCTGCAGGGTAGACCTCTCAAAGAGCAGGCTCCTAGGTCCAAAGACAGCCCCCAGCTTGGAGAACTTGCCTCTGTCCCACGAAGCCGACTTGGAAGGCATTATTCATCTGTTGAGTTGAAGCCTTCTGCCTCTCAGGTGAGCTGTGGCAGCCCTAGTCACCTGAGGGCCAAAAAGTCTGAATGGGTATGA
- the FZD8 gene encoding frizzled-8: MERSYLWEVGSLIAAFSLLQRSSGAAAASAKELSCQEITVPLCKGIGYNYTYMPNQFNHDTQDEAGLEVHQFWPLVEIQCSPDLKFFLCSMYTPICLEDYKKPLPPCRAVCERAKAGCAPLMRQYGFAWPDRMRCDRLPEQGDPDTLCMDYNRTDLTTASPGRPHRHPPPPPPPAPPAPPAEPPPPPPGSGHRRPPQRGSGGRSAEAPAAPGRGGKARAGGGAGGGSSSSPCEPGCQCRAPMVSVSSERHPLYNRVKTGQIANCALPCHNPFFSQDERAFTVFWIGLWSVLCFVSTFATVSTFLIDMERFKYPERPIIFLSACYLFVSVGYLVRLVAGHEKVACSGGAGAAGGAGGGAGAAAAAAGAGGGAGGGAGGRGEYEELGGVEQHVRYETTGPALCTVVFLLVYFFGMASSIWWVILSLTWFLAAGMKWGNEAIAGYSQYFHLAAWLVPSVKSIAVLALSSVDGDPVAGICYVGNQSLDNLRGFVLAPLVIYLFIGTMFLLAGFVSLFRIRSVIKQQGGPTKTHKLEKLMIRLGLFTVLYTVPAAAVVACLFYEQHNRPRWEAAHNCPCLRDLQPDQARRPDYAVFMLKYFMCLVVGITSGVWVWSGKTLESWRALCTRCCWASKGAGPGGAASGGAHAAAAAAAASAAAAGGGAGAGPASAAGGAALGGGGSLYSDVSTGLTWRSGTASSVSYPKQMPLSQV, translated from the coding sequence ATGGAGCGGAGTTACCTGTGGGAAGTGGGCTCCCTGATCGCCGCCTTCTCCCTGCTGCAGCGCTCCAGCGGGGCGGCCGCCGCCTCGGCCAAGGAGCTGTCGTGCCAGGAGATCACGGTGCCCCTGTGCAAGGGCATCGGCTACAACTACACCTACATGCCCAACCAGTTCAACCACGACACGCAGGACGAGGCGGGGCTGGAGGTGCACCAGTTCTGGCCGCTGGTGGAGATCCAGTGCTCGCCCGACCTCAAGTTCTTCCTGTGCAGCATGTACACGCCCATCTGCCTGGAGGACTACAAGAAGCCGCTGCCGCCCTGCCGCGCCGTCTGCGAGCGCGCCAAGGCCGGCTGCGCCCCGCTCATGCGCCAGTACGGCTTCGCCTGGCCCGACCGCATGCGCTGTGACCGGCTGCCGGAGCAGGGCGACCCCGACACGCTGTGCATGGACTACAACCGCACCGACCTGACCACCGCCTCGCCGGGCCGCCCGCACCGCcacccgccgccgccgccgccgcccgcgccgCCCGCGCCGCCCgccgagccgccgccgccgccccccggcTCGGGCCACCGGCGGCCCCCGCAGCGCGGCTCGGGCGGCCGCAGCGCCGAGGCCCCCGCGGCCCCGGGCCGGGGCGGCAAGGCCCGGGCGGGGGGCGGCGCGGGGGGCGGCTCGTCGTCGTCGCCCTGCGAGCCGGGCTGCCAGTGCCGCGCGCCCATGGTGTCGGTGTCCAGCGAGCGGCACCCGCTCTACAACCGGGTCAAGACGGGCCAGATCGCCAACTGCGCGCTGCCCTGCCACAACCCCTTCTTCAGCCAGGACGAGCGCGCCTTCACCGTCTTCTGGATCGGCCTGTGGTCCGTGCTCTGCTTCGTCTCCACCTTCGCCACCGTCTCCACCTTCCTCATCGACATGGAGCGCTTCAAGTACCCGGAGCGGCCCATCATCTTCCTCTCGGCCTGCTACCTCTTCGTGTCGGTGGGCTACCTGGTGCGCCTGGTAGCGGGCCACGAGAAGGTGGCGTGCAGCGGCGGCGCGGGCGCGGCGGGCGGCGCGGGCGGCGGCGCgggggcagcggcggcggcggcgggcgcggGCGGCGGCGCGGGGGGCGGCGCGGGCGGGCGGGGCGAGTACGAGGAGCTGGGCGGCGTGGAGCAGCACGTGCGCTACGAGACCACCGGCCCCGCGCTCTGCACCGTGGTCTTCCTGCTGGTCTACTTCTTCGGCATGGCCAGCTCCATCTGGTGGGTCATCCTGTCGCTCACCTGGTTCCTGGCGGCCGGCATGAAGTGGGGCAACGAGGCCATCGCCGGCTACTCGCAGTACTTCCACCTGGCCGCCTGGCTGGTGCCCAGCGTCAAGTCCATCGCCGTGCTGGCGCTGAGCTCGGTGGACGGCGACCCCGTGGCCGGCATCTGCTACGTGGGCAACCAGAGCCTGGACAACCTGCGCGGCTTCGTGCTGGCGCCGCTGGTCATCTACCTCTTCATCGGCACCATGTTCCTGCTGGCCGGCTTCGTGTCGCTGTTCCGCATCCGCTCCGTCATCAAGCAGCAGGGCGGCCCCACCAAGACGCACAAGCTGGAGAAGCTCATGATCCGCCTGGGCCTCTTCACCGTGCTCTACACCGTGCCGGCCGCCGCCGTCGTGGCCTGCCTCTTCTACGAGCAGCACAACCGGCCGCGCTGGGAGGCGGCGCACAACTGCCCGTGCCTGCGCGACCTGCAGCCCGACCAGGCCCGGCGGCCCGACTACGCCGTCTTCATGCTCAAGTACTTCATGTGCCTGGTGGTGGGCATCACCTCGGGCGTCTGGGTCTGGTCCGGGAAGACGCTCGAGTCCTGGCGCGCCCTCTGCACGCGCTGCTGCTGGGCCAGCAAGGGGGCCGGCCCCGGCGGGGCGGCCTCGGGGGGCGCCcacgccgccgccgccgccgccgcggccaGCGCCGCCgccgcggggggaggggcgggggccgGCCCGGCCTCGGCCGCGGGGGGCGCCgccctggggggagggggctccCTCTACAGCGACGTCAGCACCGGCCTGACCTGGAGGTCGGGCACCGCCAGCTCCGTGTCCTACCCCAAGCAGATGCCGCTGTCCCAGGtctag